Within Carassius gibelio isolate Cgi1373 ecotype wild population from Czech Republic chromosome A16, carGib1.2-hapl.c, whole genome shotgun sequence, the genomic segment CTGGAGCTGTGGTCAGTCGACTGTCTCTATGAACGGGTTTATAAGGTAGATCAGtccatctgctgtttttttttccttcttttttttccacCCACAGCTGAGCAAGGAGTATCCCATCCAATCGGATGAAAACCTGTCAATCAGACCTGTCAATGTTTCCTGTCAATCAGCATTCATTTTACAATCCCATCCCTCGAATATATAATACCGGCCCATGTACTGTAGAACTATAATAACATTTCTGAAATAACGTGCATtgtgttaacattttattaactGCTTGCATTTTCTGTTTGCCTTGTTTCATTTTTTCCCTTCGACAGCCTGAAATCTTCATCCACACAAAATGCCAAGAATATTGTGTGCATATATTGGTGGACTGAATTTAACAGCATCAACTGACATGAACCTGGTTGGGTAAGATACACTAGTATATTGACATAGTTGTGTGTGATTACAGCCCAGTCGACCTGGTTATCCAAGTCCCCGCTCCAGTGAAGGGTTCTACCCTAGTCCTCAGCACATGGGACAGCACAACCATTATCAGGTACAGTGCTTCTATTCTATAGTCGAAGTCAGATGGGTAAATTGACTAAGACTCAGTTCCCATTACTTGAGTGTGAAGGAGGCACCAGACTACTAGCAAGTGAATTGAATAAAACACTAGCGAATTAACCCCTGGATGTACATAAAGAATGTAAGTTTGCTTTATATGTGCTTTTGGCATGATATAGATGGCAGGGAACTCTGGCCCACATGGCTTGCTTCCAGTGCCCGGTGGGATGTACCCTTCCCAGGCCGCAGGGACTGTGCTTGATCCCCACGACAGCTGGAACCATCGCAGGGCAGCTCAGGATCACATGTGGAATCCCAGCATGGAGGTTAGACATCTGCAGGATTTCTGAATGCTGAACTAAGCTCTGTTTCAACACCGATTGAGCTGCCAACATAAACAGCACTTTAGGCATCCCAGAGATGCTCCCAATGTGAAGgctgttttaaacattaataaatgtcgGAGGCCTTTTAAGGTAGCTCATTTTAGCCAAAAGCTGCAGCAAGTGTGTTCTCAAATCATGCTGATGCCTTCATGCTCGTCTCATGGCCTGCATGACCTGAAATGAGTTGCTGCCATAAAGAACATGTCAAACCGATCACTTTGAGATTGTATTTTGAATTCATCGAACACTTTCCATGAAACATTCACCGTGCTGTCAAAAGATTGTGAACTTTACCTTATTGTCATCACCTGGATGGtcatcagtgttttgtttttttttccgttATTTTGTTCGAGTTGTTTTGAGTTGTTCACGAGGCCCTTGCTTATCCTGAGCAGTTTAATTTaccactgttcttcagaaaaaagaCCAAACTTGGGCAATTGTTAATAGTGAAGCAATGCTTGAAGCACCACTCACACAGAAGTCAAAGCAAGCAGCTGTTGTTCAACAAGGCAAATTCTTGTGACTTGAGAAAACTCTGTGTGGGGAAATTCAGAATCTTATGCGGAGCTCACAATCATAAATTTTTCCCTTTGTAAAGATAGTAAATGTCCTGGATCTTAACAGAAGGTTGTTAAGGCAGCTACAGTATCAAGACTGGAGTGCCTGTTTGGTTTTGGTTGTTCatgatgtgtgtttgtttcaggATGGTGTGGCTGTGTGTGCTGGTCTGTCTCAGCTGATGGAGGAGCAGTTATTGCTTCAGCAGCAGCAGATGGAGGAGGATCAGCGTTGGTTGGAGCAGGAGGAGAGACTACTGGTACTGATCCCCTTCACCTTCTCCTCTTCCATCCCTTCCTCACATTCATCTGCTCGTCTTTGTTCCCTAACCCTCTTATCCCCTCCTTAGCTGTATTCTCTGGTCGTTAGTTTTTTACTTCTTCCTAAAAATATTTTCGTCATATTTCAAACATATTGATGTATATTTATAGTCGCAGCAATGATATGATATTCCAAACAGTCATTTTCATATTAGTTTGAGAAGAAGTGTTTGTGGTTTCCTGCTCCATTTATTTGTAAACGATTGTGAGTGTTCCTCACAAtttgctctttgtttttttttattgctgatcATTTGCATTGTTGAAGAATTAACAGACACAATATGAATTAGATGGCACCGCACTCAGTGTTGTCTTATTATTGCACTGTGTGCATGTGAACGTTATTATGCATATAAGTTTGTCTgagaatatttgtgtgtgtttgtggtgtgcCAAGTTTTGGCTCACAGTCTCCGTCATTTGTATCTTCACTGTGTCATTATGTTCAGTTTGTCTCGCAGAAAAACTCAAACGCAGCTTCCTGTACCAACTAAAAAGGGCATGCAGAGCTCTACCACAGCAAACAACATTCATTCTTCTGCTTAAACTATTACTTTTCCTCACAAACAACGTCTGTTGAAATGAAATGTCTATAGGAATCCAAAAATGATTTGCTCATCCCGATGTCTTTCTGAATCTGTTTTTGTCAGTGGAGCACAAAAGGGAGTATTTTGAAAAGTCAtgttgctcttttccataaagCAACTGTTCATAGTTACAAGCtacaaaaatgacaacaaatgTCATAAAAGTAGTGTCCATAACTCGTGAGCTTTATTCCAAGTCTTCTCAAGTCAAACAATGTATTGATTAATAATTCCCCCTCTTTTGATTGAATCATTAAGTCCATACGTTTAATGATTAAGAACAAATTAATTCTGATTAGTGAATCAGTTTTTGAAAAGAACTGGCTCAAAAGAACGATTTGTTCATGATTCTGACTGATTCAGAATTCACTGAATATTAAAGTAATAGTGCATGAATTCTATGGGcaacttattttttttcatcatttattttttggtttccaGTATGAGCAAATAATTTCATTCGAGATCATCTAttcttttaaaaaccttttctgtcatttttgaccAATTAAAGACAGGCCACATAAGATCTAAGTAATCAAAAGTCCTCTAAAAAGTGCATGATTTAATAACTATTTCAAGGATGTTAGTGGTGCTACATTTCAGTAAACGCTGAATTTAACTTAAGCTATACTTACTTTTCCTGGTCAAAAATGACCTCAAACAGTCAAGGTTTGACCTTTTTCAAAAAGTTCTGGAAGGATAAAAAAGCATTTGCATGTCCATTAAATGTTTTGTGGGGTTTATTTGACGTTGTGAGTGGATGAATGAGGTTTTGATCCTGGCCATTTGATACAGGTGCAGTTGTCAGGAATTCCTCCGTAATGAAGGGTTTTGTTGGCACTGAGGCGTGAGACGGGTAAACTCAGCCTGACCTACATCTGCTGAAAGCTAAATTACTGATCAGAGGAAGTTTTCATCTCTTCACAGATGTTATACGCAAATGTGCATGAGGGATAAtgggagggaaagagagaaaaCACTGAGCtagggaatgagagagagagaggaggagagcagAAAAGGGCTTGGCTTGGCTGAGTTGAGTTGAGGCTCGTCGGCTGTgagtgagtcagtgtgtgtgtttaatatgtCTCACATTCAGGAGACGagtcacttcacacacacacacacactctgacttatctctcacacacacacacgggcttGCTTAATGGAGATCCACTCCGTGCTCTTCTCCATGCTTAAGAAACGCCAGAGAGAAACGCTCAAAGGAAGAGACGGGAAGATGCAGGTCTTCAAATCCTGCTTCGGAAAACTGGTACAGTGAACTTCGAAGGATGGGAAGGGGAGGGTGCAATTTTAGTTAAGCTAAATGTGTAGATTTTACACTGTTTTTAGTTCATCTTTAAGGGGTCTTGAACCATCATGGACTATGACATTGGTGTAAATGATTGGTTTATGTTCAGTTAAGTTATGGATGGGTTGTTTGTTGTCATTTTACGGAGTAGGTACAGACATGAGTTAGTGTGTGAAGTTTTGTGAGCAGTAAGTGTAATGGGATTTAAACAATGACTTATTATACTTTTTTGTGGCATTTAGACATCAAATGTGTTCACGCTGGCTGCTACTGTGCCTGTGCAGCATTCACATTTTGATTGAGGAAATACAAATTGCTTCTAGCTGGAATCATGTATCACTTCACATCAGGATGGAGTGCGAATTAGCACAACAGATACAACAGACATCAATTTGTCGAATAAGGAGTTGGTTttgaccttctctctctctctgtgtgtgtgtttgtggggcaGAAGCCTGATGGGAGAAGTTCCCGAGGCAGCATTGACCGTGATGATGGAAGCCTACAGGGACAAGTGAGTTTCTCTTCATTTGCTTACTTTTTGTTGAAATCGATTCCCGTTTAAaaatttgaggtcagtaagagttctttttttctttttagaagaagaaattaataattttatgcaGCAatgattgatcaaaagtaacagtcaacatttatattgttacaaaaaataaaaatgctgttctttcaaacaTTCTATTTAGTAAAGAATCCTGACGTATATTTAtcatgattttcacaaaaatattaaaccgttgtttttaacactgacagaagaaagaaatgtttcttgagcaccaaatcagcatattagaagtatttctgaagaatcttgtgacactgaagactgaaataatggctgctgaaaattcagcgttgccatcacatgaataaattgagTGAGCATTAAAAAATTCTAGCtcccaacttttgaatggttgtgtaaatcttaataaacataagttatttatttatttaaggttaaagggataattcacccaaaaatgaagattctgtctCTGTTTACTCGCTAGCATCATATTGTTCCAGACCCATTTGTTTTTTTCCCATGcttgaattaaaagaaaaaaaaatctaagaatgTTTACACAGCTCTTTTTATACAACAACAGTTCATAGTGACTGTCTGTAAAgcaagtgtgtgcgtgtgcgtgtgtgtgagagagagtgagtgttaaTCATCTGATCAAGTCATGTTAAATATAGTAGTTTTCCCTGCTCGTGGACATCTGCAGTAAATTATACTGTATATGGGCGTCACCTCACACTCGCTGTGGGGGAATTCTGTGCATGCACAGGAATttgatttaaattgtttttgatGGAAGACTAAAAGAATATATAACTGTGATTTACAACTGGGAGATTGTGTTCACTCTTGTGTAGTTATGGAGGTCTAAAAGCACACTGAAAATATGGAATTCTgggaaaaataaattcaaaattctgTTTCAAAGCTTTAAAACGAAGGATAACtaaattgtaaatttaaaagtgtTCCTGTTGTTAGTCActgattaaaaaagtaaaaattgtgaCATTGGTCATGTGACTCTTTGTAAGGTCAGATGTTCTTGCCTCCATTAAAGCACAAGAATGCTCTTTAGATCATTCTCAAATCACAATCATCAGGTCTGACAGACTTGTGGAGTTCATATTAAAAAAGTGAAGAAGGGACAAACCAAATTTTTAAACATTCTGAAAATCatgttgattttttaaaatgataaaaatgacagtatgataatttatgacaaaaatgcaaaaaaggaaaaaaacatatacattttgcTGTAGTGTGCTTTTATAAGCCttaatgtaatgaaatgtgtgtCATAGCTGGATTTCTGTTAAAAAATCAGTGGGATAAGTATGAGACCAAGGACAAGGGCCCTTTTGTGAAGAAACAAGCAGCAGTGAACACTCAAGAAACCCAATCTGCTCCGCCTTCCCAATTCTAAAGTTAACACAGAACCACTACAGATGTTTGCTAGTTTTTAAATGCACTTCATGCTTGTCATGATCTGGAACCCCACAGCTGCTCTGTAGAGCTCGTTTCTCTGCTGCAGTGGTTTTGAATATCTACCCTGTCTCATTGGGCTGTCCTCTTTGATTCACTGTGGTCttgggagatgtgtgtgtgtgtgtgtgtgtgtgtgttggcatgcCAGGCATCCAGGCTGCTCCCCACCCAGACCACAACAACACACATGGCACAGTCAGTCTTGACTCCTGcatatttttaactgtttaactGTGTTTTTTGTTTGCAGACTGGAAACCAGCACATCTACCAACCTGTAGGGAAAGTAGGTGAGTGGGGTTAGTACAATTTTTTTTcccaatgtttttgaaagaagtctcttatgttcactgaggctgcatttacactgtatgtgatcagaaatacagtagaaacagcaatatattttgaaatagtgCGACAATTTAAAATCGCTgttataaaatataatctattcatgttatggcaaaactgaattttttcttGCAATGTGTAACTTGCTTAAAAGTGCAGATTGACTTGCAGACTGACTCTTTTTGTCATCCTCAGAACATGCAGCACCTCCTAAAAAGCCTCCTCGGCCTGGCGGTCCCAGCCACCCAGCAGGAGTCTCTGGCCTCAATCCTACAGACAGCTACAATGAAGGCGTGAAGGTACCACAAACTACCACACGGCAAACTCCTATGAGAAACCTAACTCTTATACAGTTTTGGATGAGTATTGTGCATGTGTAACTTTTCAGTAATCACTGCCGCtgtttttaaaccacataaaGTTTGAAAtagcaccaaacacacacacacacacaccgtgaggCTGGTAAGATTAGCATCTGTACTTACGGGTCGCCTTCAGGAGCAGCTAGCATGCCAACAGATGCTGTTTGCCAAGCCTCATTAAAATCATCCTCATTCCTGAAACCCCTTTCACATACACAAGCACACAATTGCTCTGCAGGGACTCTCATAAAAAGATCCCTGCACACCAAGAACCTGGCAGTTTCCATTCCAGCGGGTTTTCCTGATGCTGTGGGTCAGCGTGCAGGGGTCCTCGCAAGCAACAGCAGAAATGCAATGCAGAATGGAAAATATAATTAGGAACAATGCACATATAATTGCGGTCTGCTTTGCAATTTTATGGTTTTTAGGAGTTTTACCTGTGGCCATGTTTGGTCAGTAGAAAACATTTATGGTCCCATAATAACGCTCGACGAGTGTggttttctttcttgtgctgattTTGTCTCGTATTTTCTGTTAAAACAACAACTTGGGTTGGGGAATTTTTAAACCGCTAAAATATATCACAGCCAGGATTCAAAAATATATTGACTTGCACACACAATGATGACATAACTTctagctgttttctttttctatctCTACAGCATGtatatgtaaagtttttttttaatctctctctctctctctctctttctctctctctctctctctctctctctctctctctctctctctctgcacactATTCTCTTGTTCTGTGACTCTGCCCTTCCTCTGTTGCACTGTTCTTGCACTGCTAGCCCTGGAGGGTAAGACCACCTGTAGACTCAGTGTTATGTTCCTGTCTGTGTTTGTGCCCCCTTTTTAACCATGTCATTACGCAACCATATCATTGAGAATCATAACTTCGTTATCCACTAAACTGAATTACATGAGCTGTGTAGATCTAGAGCCACTGTGCACGTCCTTTGCTTATTAAATCAGCAGTGATTTTAGCTAATGCTAGCGCTTGTAGTGCAATCAAGTGGAGACTTTGGATCATTCTGGTGGGTatattgtatacagtatattgagtTCTATATAGTGTTAAAATTTACACTAAAATATTTCCTTGAtctctttttatatttaacatgggGGAACTACTACTTTTTCTCATCATATcaagttttttattaaaatcagctCAGTACTGTAGGTGGTGAATGGTCTCCAGTAGTTGCCTGTGCTGCCATCTAGTGTTAAACATGAAATCGGTTCCATAACACACACCTCTTCATTTCATCATCACTTATGTCCTGTAACATACAACCTTCATACTAAATCCCTTGTTTATAGATAGCAACATTATATGCTTATACTTGGAATTCAATAATCTTCAGTAATGCAGCATTTTAAAGATTGTTACTTTGTATCTGTTTTTAGATTCAGCCACAGGAGATCAACCCACCCCCAACAGCTAACTTGGATCGCTCCAACGATAAGGTCTATGAAAATGTGACCGGGCTGGTGAAGGCTGTGATTGAGATGTCCAGTAAGATCCAGCCAGCTCCCCCTGAAGAATACGTGCCCATGGTGaaggtatgtgtgtgtttgtgtgtgtgtgtgtgtgtgtgtgtgtgtgtgtgtgtgtgtgtgtgtgtgtgtgtgtgtgtgtgtgtgtgtgtgtgtgtataaagctaataataataagtgcataacaaaattactaaaactaaaataaaaatttaaaactgcaaaaaagttcattcaaaatatgaatacattctattatagtatataaataacactaatATAACACTACCTATAACTAAATATCACAGCATCAGACAAGTTTGATTTGAGAGCCACAGTGGAGGTGGAGATATTCAGTGAATCTCAAatttcaacattttcaacatGAAACTGTGTGTTTCAGGAAGTGGGATTAGCACTGAGAACACTGCTGGCCACTGTGGATGAGACCATACCTTTACTACCAGCTCACACGCGCAGAGAGGTAAACGCATTTACAAATGAACACCAAATACTCTTGTCCTCAACGTTCTTCCTGCCAGCTCGGCTAACTGTTACTATTGTACTTCATCTGTAGATCGAAATGGCTCAAAAGCTGCTAAATTCAGACCTGGCAGAGTTGATCAATAAGATGAAGTTAGCCCAGCAATACGTCATGACCAGCCTGCAGCAGGACTATAAGAAACAGATGCTAACAGCTGCACACGCACTTGCCGTAGATGCCAAGAACCTTCTAGATGTGATTGACCAGGCCAGGCTGAAGATGTTGGGCCAGACACGGCCGCATTAAGCCCCACTAGAGGTTATGATGACGTGACGTGATGCCCTGGACAAATACACCAGCACAGACTTGAACACTAATGGAGTCTCATGGGCCCCCTTCACTACTCACTGACCCTCACGTTTAACCTGCATGGTAGACCACGGGTGCTGTGAGGAAGGCTCTGGATTTGTTACACAGATGAGCTGGACCGGACCAGACTCATCACGACTGGTCTCTTCGAGACTAGACCCTGAGAGGACGATTCTGAGCTCTGCTATGAGCTTTAAACATATCTGGAGGAAAACAGACACTCTTACACTGTATCTAGTATGTCTGTGTTTCATCGGCAAGCCCAAGCTCCACAGCCAGACCACACAAATCTAGACCACACAAATCTAGATCGGGTTCTGGCTCTAGAACCGTAGAAGTTGAGACTCCGTTTTGCACAGTAGAACTTGAGTAGAGTCTGGATTAGCAAAATCTGGGTTTGAAGAGTCTGGTTTTGCTTTTCGGACTCTCACGCTTCTCCCCAGGACTAAGAGGGACAGCGTTGTATATTTGGGCCTTGTGCCACCTAGAGGTTAAATAAAGCTATGACTGAATAAAAAATGAGTGTTGGAGTCTGTTTCCTGGTTTGAAAAGATGATGAAAAGAAGAGATTATGATTAAACATAGAAGTGTGTTACAGATTTGTTAGGTGTAGAAAATGTCAGCTTATATGGGTTAAATATTCTTACGGATTTTGTGAAAGGATGAGTGCAGTTTTTCCTGTGTCGATGTTGATTTCCTATTGTgtgcctgtgtatgtgtgtgtgcgtgcgtgcgtgagtgcgtgtgtgtgtgtgtgtatatctacaACAGTCTATATATCTACAGTAGTCTTCCTTTTTAAAAAAGACTTGAAAGAAAGTTGTGCACATAAGCTATTTTTCAAAAAGACTTGAAAGTTGTGCACATAAGCTATTTCATAAGGTCCCAatttcagttaatatatatatatatatatatatatatatatatatatatatatatatatatatatatatatatatatatactaggggtgtaacggttcacaaaattcacggttcggttcgatacgatacactgatgtcacggttcggttcggttcggtacgttttagatacagcaaaatgcaaaaacatctcaacttttcagaatgccgcaagcgcaccgcgggtcatgtgacaagaactaaccaatcagcttcatcctttcccataacaacgttgaaaactcagccaagatgaaggaacagctgatcatagttgtatatggattgcaattttgaaataaatttagtagcagagctactgcaagcgatttttagagctgcaaatccatttatcctttgctgaaatttccgcgtctcatggagagagcacgtcacaaagttgcttagcaaagacagacgcctcatgagcgcttctgcccgagcgctttggaaaggaggagaaagacgtgcttagcgttttccacgcgtttttaggagcgatatgtgaacggaccctaaggcgctcgctcactcagcacgcgctgaaggctcattgcaaaatgtctaatgcatttaacagaccagaaatataagatcctaaaataaccaacaggtctggtgtttgggtgcactttggattccctgtaagctataatactggtgtctaatgctgcaggcatagtttgttgcgtgcatgtttctcctttttttcgtcttttcccagatactgacacaataaggtgatgtcggcgtaaatgagttgacatgtttcaagtattcacgctggtgtttttgtttttttaaagcaatgaagcaaccgcgcgaagccctcactatataggattttagaaagaatgcagagcactagtgtagtgtgcaaacttaccacagtgtggatttcagaaagtgtgcaaagacttcacgtgcacacttaccataacatggatttacaaataatgttctaaggaggggctctcatgtcactctgatcgagcagctcatagatggaatcatgcatctcaaacaatatgtttgagagtcatcttctttttctagtctgttaaacgcattggctattttgcaacgagccttcagcgcgtactgagtgagcgagcgcctgactgagtcataacataacataaacataagttggtgtttttttcttcttcgggagtgtcaggggcgttgcctgttacgtcgtttgggttattgggctaccttgttgaacgcatatcattatatttctcttttttttttccaaatataattaattagtccaacgaaccgttcggtatgcataatgcgtaccgcgtaccgaaccgaaagcgtcgtaccgaacggttcaatacgaatacgcgtatcgttacacccctaatatatacagtacataaaaccAAACTATCTGCTCATCATATCTGTatgaatatatttacaaaaatcttaatgaTGTGCTCCACATAAAATATTTGTTCTATGTTCCACATTTACAACACTTATCAATCACTCGTTCCTGACAAGCTGGGTGAAACTAGTTTCTGGTTTTCTAAACGGCCTATATCTTAGCCAAGaggggattttttttaaacagtattgtGATGTAGTGGTGCCacatgatttttttctttgttttgttttgttttgttttccccaTGCCGTGTTTTCTGCAAGTGACTGTCCAATGCTCTGCTTAGTATTTCTGCACAGCTGGGAGAAACTATGCATGCCaattacagatgaggacagtgtcatcattatttaaaaatggaatAATGGAGGCTTAACCAAAATACACTTATTAATGGTGATTGAAGCCATTGTAGCTATAGTTAACTGAAACTGTTCAAACTGTTTTCAGTAACTTAAATACTTTTGGAATATTCAAAAACTTAGGAAATtaacattagaaatgttgctAAAACTGATATACAAATGGagctattcaaaatattaacaaatactgtAGTAACATCACTCGTGCCAGTATATTGTTTAATCAGTGAGAAAATACAGAATCATAACACCAAGTATATAGGTTAACACCTATCTATATaatgaaaaaagttttattttggtaGTATATAATTTTGTGTCTTTTGGGAAAACTAGAAACtgtgttttaaaaatacaatactgctcaatgagtaaaactgtgaCTTTATGCATTACCTACCAAAACATTCCGGTAGGTGGCGGCATATGAATGCACTTAACAGGCTTCAAGATAAGAGAACGACTAAATCCAGTTCGGACGTATAAAAACATAAGCAaaagaatgaaaataattaattgtaaacttttaagACATTTAAACTGAACATAAGATCTAATTTTACAGTCAGTGTagtaaaaagggggggggggggggggggtgttcatgAAACTCTTATTTTGAAGATTTGTATCGCGCGCTTGCGGTGAGCCTCTTATTTTAAAAGCTGTTCGTCTGTGCTCCATCAGTGAGTGTGTTTTCCTGCCTCTGGCTTCACTCGCCCCGTGCTCCTGATTATTTTTAAGCTGTCGAGGCTGGCGGTGAAATCCAGGTCATCTCCGCCGGATCACAGCCAGCGCGGCTCGGGCTTCTGCTCTCCGCGGACTCACAGTGCCATTTCCTGATTCCACTCTGCAGAGGTAAGGAGCTGGTTTTCTCTTCgggtttgtttggtttttgtgcAGATGGCATCAGATGGGTGCGTGATGCCAGCTGTGCCAGTGACCCTGCTCATGGAGAGAGAAGCGTAGCGGGTTTAGTCTGGGGCACAAAAAGTTGTTAGGACCCTCCGACTTCATATTTAGCCCGACAACTACAAGTCTATAGTCGGGCCGTGCTGCAAGTTAAGACTATAGACTGATATGTTTATATTCATAGATCAGATCGTTTATCGGCAGTAATATTAGGGAGAAGTGGTCTTGGGTTAACAGAGACCGCAGCCGGCTGCTTTAACGGGACCCTGAATGTAACCCAGTTCTTCATTCAGACATAATAGGGCTCATTTTAGGCCAGACAGCGTGagctttcttcttttttctcctaTAATCAGCTAATTACCAAGTTCTGTGATTATTTGGTAAATACtactaaaaaaaacactattttttttttggttaatgtcaaataattaatgcaacatttatttataaataagtcTTTATTGATTTTCAGTTTATACTTTTAGAGCATTCTGATATATTGTACGTAATTAAATACATGCAGTGGTTACTTTTTTCAGTGGACTCTTATACTTTTTaactactgtatatatttacttACATATTTAGCTACAAAATTATAGCTTGTTTGTTACTATAAGAAttattagtatgtgtgtatacacgcacataaaaacatttgtgtataagttaatatgtttaaatgcatatttttattatagtGATATTAGCCATTTTGAGTCACACAATGAAAGAAGCACTGGTATGTTGCCATGAAAAGTGCTTGAAAAGTGCTCAAATAACCAATGTAGCTTTCAGTTATGCATAATCGAGTCGACTCATCAGAATCAAGTTTTTcagtaatgaaatgtaaaagtatattcattcataaattcatataTTCTTCAGCTCACCACAGTATTTCTGTCagatttaataatgcattaatttattgtGCAGGACTTGAGTTTAATGGATGgtaattttaagtcat encodes:
- the LOC128031034 gene encoding focal adhesion kinase 1 isoform X5 — protein: MPSKYYGLDEARDYEIQRDRIELGRCIGEGQFGDVHQGIYICPENPALSVAVKTCKNCTSDSVREKFLQEALTMRQFDHPHIVKLIGVITENPVWIIMELCTLGELRSFLQIRKYSLDLASLILFSYQLSTALAYLESKRFVHRDIAARNVLVSSVDCVKLGDFGLSRYMEDSSYYKASKGKLPIKWMAPESINFRRFTSASDVWMFGVCMWEILMYGVKPFQGVKNNDVIGRIENGERLAMPPNCPPTLYSLMTKCWAYDPSKRPRFTELKGQLSTILAEEKAQLEERSRMEMRRQVPVSWDLGGSDEAPPKPSRPGYPSPRSSEGFYPSPQHMGQHNHYQMAGNSGPHGLLPVPGGMYPSQAAGTVLDPHDSWNHRRAAQDHMWNPSMEDGVAVCAGLSQLMEEQLLLQQQQMEEDQRWLEQEERLLKPDGRSSRGSIDRDDGSLQGQTGNQHIYQPVGKVGEWEHAAPPKKPPRPGGPSHPAGVSGLNPTDSYNEGVKIQPQEINPPPTANLDRSNDKVYENVTGLVKAVIEMSSKIQPAPPEEYVPMVKEVGLALRTLLATVDETIPLLPAHTRREIEMAQKLLNSDLAELINKMKLAQQYVMTSLQQDYKKQMLTAAHALAVDAKNLLDVIDQARLKMLGQTRPH
- the LOC128031034 gene encoding focal adhesion kinase 1 isoform X6, with amino-acid sequence MPSTRDYEIQRDRIELGRCIGEGQFGDVHQGIYICPENPALSVAVKTCKNCTSDSVREKFLQEALTMRQFDHPHIVKLIGVITENPVWIIMELCTLGELRSFLQIRKYSLDLASLILFSYQLSTALAYLESKRFVHRDIAARNVLVSSVDCVKLGDFGLSRYMEDSSYYKASKGKLPIKWMAPESINFRRFTSASDVWMFGVCMWEILMYGVKPFQGVKNNDVIGRIENGERLAMPPNCPPTLYSLMTKCWAYDPSKRPRFTELKGQLSTILAEEKAQLEERSRMEMRRQVPVSWDLGGSDEAPPKPSRPGYPSPRSSEGFYPSPQHMGQHNHYQMAGNSGPHGLLPVPGGMYPSQAAGTVLDPHDSWNHRRAAQDHMWNPSMEDGVAVCAGLSQLMEEQLLLQQQQMEEDQRWLEQEERLLKPDGRSSRGSIDRDDGSLQGQTGNQHIYQPVGKVGEWEHAAPPKKPPRPGGPSHPAGVSGLNPTDSYNEGVKIQPQEINPPPTANLDRSNDKVYENVTGLVKAVIEMSSKIQPAPPEEYVPMVKEVGLALRTLLATVDETIPLLPAHTRREIEMAQKLLNSDLAELINKMKLAQQYVMTSLQQDYKKQMLTAAHALAVDAKNLLDVIDQARLKMLGQTRPH
- the LOC128031034 gene encoding focal adhesion kinase 1 isoform X7, translated to MEMRRQVPVSWDLGGSDEAPPKPSRPGYPSPRSSEGFYPSPQHMGQHNHYQMAGNSGPHGLLPVPGGMYPSQAAGTVLDPHDSWNHRRAAQDHMWNPSMEDGVAVCAGLSQLMEEQLLLQQQQMEEDQRWLEQEERLLKPDGRSSRGSIDRDDGSLQGQTGNQHIYQPVGKVGEWEHAAPPKKPPRPGGPSHPAGVSGLNPTDSYNEGVKIQPQEINPPPTANLDRSNDKVYENVTGLVKAVIEMSSKIQPAPPEEYVPMVKEVGLALRTLLATVDETIPLLPAHTRREIEMAQKLLNSDLAELINKMKLAQQYVMTSLQQDYKKQMLTAAHALAVDAKNLLDVIDQARLKMLGQTRPH